From a region of the Theobroma cacao cultivar B97-61/B2 chromosome 8, Criollo_cocoa_genome_V2, whole genome shotgun sequence genome:
- the LOC18591892 gene encoding tubulin alpha-4 chain: MRECISIHIGQAGIQVGNACWELYCLEHGIQPDGQMPSDKTVGGGDDAFNTFFSETGAGKHVPRAVFVDLEPTVIDEVRTGTYRQLFHPEQLISGKEDAANNFARGHYTIGKEIVDLCLDRIRKLADNCTGLQGFLVFNAVGGGTGSGLGSLLLERLSVDYGKKSKLGFTVYPSPQVSTSVVEPYNSVLSTHSLLEHTDVAVLLDNEAIYDICRRSLDIERPTYTNLNRLVSQVISSLTASLRFDGALNVDVTEFQTNLVPYPRIHFMLSSYAPVISAEKAYHEQLSVAEITNSAFEPSSMMAKCDPRHGKYMACCLMYRGDVVPKDVNAAVATIKTKRTIQFVDWCPTGFKCGINYQPPTVVPGGDLAKVQRAVCMISNSTSVAEVFSRIDHKFDLMYAKRAFVHWYVGEGMEEGEFSEAREDLAALEKDYEEVGAESGEGDEGDEGEEY; the protein is encoded by the exons atgagagagTGTATTTCGATTCACATCGGTCAGGCCGGTATTCAGGTCGGCAATGCATGCTGGGAACTTTACTGTCTCGAGCATGGCATTCAG ccTGATGGCCAAATGCCAAGTGATAAGACTGTTGGTGGAGGAGACGATGCTTTCAACACCTTTTTCAGCGAAACTGGTGCCGGAAAGCATGTCCCTCGTGCCGTATTTGTTGATCTCGAGCCTACTGTCATCGATGAAGTGAGGACTGGAACGTACCGCCAGCTGTTCCACCCTGAGCAACTAATCAGTGGCAAAGAAGATGCTGCCAACAATTTTGCTCGTGGCCATTACACAATTGGAAAAGAGATTGTCGATCTCTGCTTGGATCGTATCCGAAAGCTTGCGGATAACTGTACTGGGCTACAGGGATTCTTGGTCTTTAATGCTGTTGGAGGTGGTACTGGTTCCGGTCTTGGATCCCTTCTCTTGGAGCGTCTCTCTGTTGACTACGGAAAGAAGTCCAAGCTTGGTTTCACTGTCTATCCTTCACCTCAGGTTTCTACATCTGTTGTAGAGCCTTACAACAGTGTGCTGTCCACCCATTCGCTCCTGGAGCACACTGATGTTGCTGTGCTTCTTGATAACGAAGCAATATATGACATCTGCAGGCGATCTCTGGACATTGAACGGCCCACTTACACCAATCTTAACCGCCTTGTCTCTCAG GTTATCTCATCTCTTACTGCCTCTTTGAGGTTTGATGGGGCCTTGAATGTGGATGTGACTGAGTTCCAGACTAACCTGGTCCCCTACCCCAGGATCCATTTTATGCTTTCCTCATATGCCCCTGTTATTTCTGCTGAGAAGGCTTACCATGAGCAATTATCAGTGGCTGAGATCACCAACAGTGCATTTGAGCCTTCTTCCATGATGGCCAAATGTGACCCACGCCATGGGAAGTACATGGCCTGTTGCCTCATGTACCGAGGTGATGTTGTGCCCAAAGATGTGAATGCTGCTGTGGCCACTATCAAGACCAAGCGAACTATCCAATTTGTCGATTGGTGCCCAACTGGATTTAAGTGTGGTATCAACTACCAGCCACCAACCGTTGTTCCAGGAGGTGACCTTGCCAAGGTGCAGAGGGCTGTCTGCATGATCTCTAACTCAACCAGTGTTGCAGAAGTGTTCTCCCGCATTGACCACAAATTTGATCTCATGTATGCCAAGCGTGCCTTTGTGCACTGGTATGTCGGTGAGGGAATGGAGGAAGGAGAGTTCTCAGAGGCTCGTGAGGATCTTGCTGCACTGGAAAAAGATTATGAGGAAGTTGGTGCTGAGTCTGGTGAAGGAGACGAAGGGGATGAGGGCGAGGAGTACTGA